A region from the Hyalangium gracile genome encodes:
- a CDS encoding AraC family transcriptional regulator, with amino-acid sequence MPERPGYLDGHTDVVSDVLETMRFTTLLFGRFELAAPWAIRMPKKPSSAFYVLARGSMRLRIDGQEEPLLVSAGDVVLVPHGSAHVLDDGARKALLPRDFIPPEELRGSLSAPLRLGGDGASSLLITGCFQFSAGAHSPLLSTFPSAIHLSTNDARAAPWLASTVQLITAESSAFEQGSAIILGRLADVLLVQAFRRQAAASKGAGAGLQALADPSIGASLGLMHARLREPWTVESLAAAVGMSRSGFAARFHALVGEPPLQYLARWRMTKAAQWLRETSDSLPQIADRVGYVSAVAFNKAFKRWHGVGPGAYRRAQSMGRRDLP; translated from the coding sequence TTGCCTGAGCGTCCAGGCTATCTGGACGGCCACACCGACGTCGTCTCGGACGTGCTGGAGACGATGCGGTTCACCACCCTCCTCTTTGGCCGCTTCGAGCTGGCAGCGCCCTGGGCGATACGCATGCCGAAGAAGCCGAGCTCGGCCTTCTACGTACTGGCGCGGGGCAGCATGCGGCTCCGGATCGACGGGCAGGAGGAGCCCCTCCTGGTGTCCGCGGGAGATGTGGTGCTGGTGCCCCATGGCTCGGCCCACGTGCTCGACGATGGAGCCCGAAAAGCCCTCTTGCCTCGGGACTTCATCCCCCCGGAGGAGCTGCGTGGCTCGCTGTCGGCGCCGCTCCGGCTGGGCGGCGACGGTGCGAGCAGCCTGCTCATCACCGGCTGCTTCCAGTTCAGCGCGGGCGCTCACAGCCCCCTGCTCTCCACGTTCCCTTCCGCCATCCATCTCTCCACGAACGATGCGCGGGCTGCTCCCTGGCTGGCCTCGACGGTGCAGCTCATCACCGCCGAGAGCTCGGCCTTCGAGCAGGGCAGCGCCATCATTCTCGGGCGGCTCGCGGATGTCCTGCTCGTCCAGGCGTTCCGCAGACAGGCGGCGGCCTCCAAGGGCGCGGGAGCGGGACTGCAGGCGCTGGCGGACCCCAGCATCGGCGCCTCGCTCGGGCTGATGCATGCCAGGCTGCGCGAGCCCTGGACCGTGGAGAGCCTGGCGGCGGCGGTGGGGATGTCACGCTCGGGGTTCGCGGCGCGGTTCCATGCGCTCGTGGGGGAGCCACCGCTGCAGTACCTCGCCCGGTGGAGGATGACCAAGGCGGCGCAGTGGCTGCGCGAGACGAGCGACAGCCTTCCCCAGATTGCCGATCGCGTGGGCTACGTCAGCGCCGTGGCCTTCAACAAGGCGTTCAAGCGGTGGCATGGCGTCGGGCCCGGAGCGTACCGGCGGGCCCAGTCCATGGGACGCCGCGACTTGCCCTGA
- a CDS encoding iron chaperone, whose amino-acid sequence MKTARAAPKTIDEYIAAFPPDVQEQLEKIRKTVRKAAPKAEEAIKYEMPAFLLEGNLVFFAAYKKHIGFFDTTTGDGALSDEMAPYAGPKGSLKFPYGEPIPFGLLSKIVKFRVKENLERAAARSKKKTK is encoded by the coding sequence ATGAAGACGGCTCGTGCAGCACCCAAGACGATCGACGAGTACATCGCGGCCTTTCCACCCGACGTCCAGGAGCAGCTGGAGAAGATCCGGAAGACGGTCCGAAAGGCGGCGCCCAAGGCGGAGGAGGCCATCAAGTACGAGATGCCGGCCTTCCTGCTGGAGGGCAACCTGGTGTTCTTCGCCGCGTACAAGAAGCACATCGGATTCTTCGACACGACGACGGGAGACGGAGCCCTCTCGGACGAGATGGCGCCGTATGCGGGGCCCAAGGGCTCGTTGAAGTTCCCCTACGGTGAGCCCATCCCGTTCGGGCTGTTGAGCAAGATCGTGAAGTTCAGGGTGAAGGAGAACCTGGAGCGAGCAGCAGCCAGGTCCAAGAAGAAGACGAAGTGA
- a CDS encoding ArsR/SmtB family transcription factor, which yields MASGPERTGGPSPWDAATCPDQTAVQRRDLAKTNGRWLTYNHMVVHRQESEETLNQIFRALADGTRRDILARSLTESLSVSELAARYEMSFAAVQKHVAVLERAGLIQKRANGREQLVSTNHARLQRASELLDYFESIWRQRMAQLDDVLLPKGR from the coding sequence ATGGCGTCGGGCCCGGAGCGTACCGGCGGGCCCAGTCCATGGGACGCCGCGACTTGCCCTGATCAAACCGCGGTCCAGCGAAGAGACCTTGCCAAAACGAACGGGCGATGGTTAACCTACAACCATATGGTTGTACATCGACAAGAGAGCGAAGAGACGCTCAACCAGATCTTCCGTGCCTTGGCCGATGGCACGCGGCGCGACATCCTGGCGCGGTCGCTCACGGAATCGCTGTCGGTGTCCGAGCTTGCCGCGCGGTACGAGATGAGCTTCGCCGCCGTGCAAAAGCACGTCGCCGTGCTCGAGCGCGCGGGGCTCATCCAGAAGCGTGCAAACGGCCGCGAGCAGCTGGTCTCCACCAACCACGCGCGGCTCCAGCGCGCCAGCGAGCTCCTCGACTACTTCGAATCCATCTGGCGCCAGCGCATGGCGCAGCTCGACGATGTTCTTCTACCGAAGGGAAGATGA
- a CDS encoding nuclear transport factor 2 family protein: MTLASSSRNAGVLLDAHLALIGTDIERWLELFAEDAIVEFPYAPSLGVPARLEGKEAIRRYFIETPKHFLGFVFTNLRRYLTTDPEVALAEVHGAATIAMTGRPYEQDYVMLVKARDGKIALYREYWDPIPGLKAFGGEANLQRMVSAS; encoded by the coding sequence ATGACTCTCGCCTCATCCTCTCGCAACGCTGGCGTCCTGCTGGACGCGCATCTGGCACTCATCGGCACCGACATCGAGCGCTGGCTCGAGCTCTTCGCCGAGGACGCCATCGTCGAGTTCCCCTATGCCCCGTCCCTCGGCGTGCCCGCGCGCCTGGAGGGCAAGGAGGCCATCCGCCGGTACTTCATCGAGACGCCGAAGCACTTCCTGGGGTTCGTCTTCACGAACCTCCGGCGCTACCTCACGACCGATCCGGAGGTGGCGCTCGCGGAGGTCCACGGCGCGGCAACCATCGCCATGACAGGGCGTCCGTACGAGCAGGACTACGTCATGCTGGTGAAGGCGCGGGACGGGAAGATTGCCCTCTACCGCGAGTACTGGGACCCCATCCCGGGGCTCAAGGCCTTCGGCGGCGAGGCGAACCTGCAGCGCATGGTGAGTGCGTCATGA
- a CDS encoding ABC transporter ATP-binding protein, with protein sequence MDPKNPRMMDEEPTQGAASFKSFLSLIATTKPSLPLLSTALALSVSSTVVSLVVPLFTKNLVDAFSLAALDYRQMALIGVAFTLQAVTSATSIYLLTLVGQRIVVGIRDRLWRKQLALPVRYFDAHHAGDLISRMANDTAVVKALITDNLSGFVSGIISLVGAVSLLIALNGKMALVMLVALPVCLGVFVPLARTMRKVAMGTMDENARFTSLLAQVLSEIRLVKASNAEAREYRKGRENIERLFQLGLKEGRVQAIIGPVMALVMMGLLVLVIGYGGLLVSSGQLSAGALVAFILYLIQAIFPVGQITHFFVQLQKARGATQSIITLLETPEEKPEEGVHLEAARLPIRFERVSFSYLPGEPVSRELSFSLEPGTVTAIVGPSGAGKTTLFSLLERFYEPESGAILIGSKPIQEFSMASWRRRIGYVPQDCPLMAGTIRENIAYGLERTPSDEEVAEAARLAYADEFIRGLPHGYDTEVGERGVKLSGGQRQRIAIARALLRDPDILMLDEATSSLDSTSEHFVKLALENLMRGRTTLIIAHRLSTVMDADLILFVEKGQLTGRGTHSELVGSHELYRTFAEQQLRPHEGVEARA encoded by the coding sequence ATGGACCCCAAGAACCCCCGGATGATGGACGAAGAACCCACCCAGGGCGCCGCGAGCTTCAAGAGCTTCCTGAGCCTGATCGCCACCACGAAGCCTTCGCTGCCCCTGCTCAGCACCGCCCTGGCACTGAGCGTGAGCTCGACCGTGGTGAGCCTGGTCGTTCCGCTGTTCACCAAGAACCTCGTGGACGCCTTCTCGCTGGCGGCCCTCGACTACCGCCAGATGGCGCTGATCGGCGTCGCCTTCACGCTCCAGGCCGTGACGAGCGCCACCTCGATCTACCTGCTCACGCTCGTCGGCCAGCGAATCGTCGTCGGCATCCGCGATCGGCTGTGGAGGAAGCAGCTCGCCCTGCCGGTCCGGTACTTCGATGCGCACCACGCTGGAGACCTCATCTCCCGCATGGCCAACGACACCGCGGTCGTCAAGGCGCTCATCACCGACAACCTCTCGGGCTTCGTCTCGGGAATCATCTCCCTGGTCGGAGCGGTCAGCCTCCTCATCGCCTTGAACGGGAAGATGGCCCTGGTGATGCTCGTGGCCCTGCCCGTCTGCCTCGGAGTGTTCGTGCCCCTGGCGCGCACCATGCGCAAGGTGGCCATGGGCACGATGGACGAGAACGCCCGGTTCACCTCGCTGCTGGCCCAGGTGCTCTCGGAGATCCGCCTGGTGAAGGCCTCCAACGCGGAGGCGCGCGAGTACCGCAAGGGCCGGGAGAACATCGAGCGGCTCTTCCAGCTCGGCCTCAAGGAGGGGCGTGTCCAGGCCATCATCGGGCCGGTGATGGCCCTGGTGATGATGGGCCTGCTCGTCCTCGTCATCGGCTACGGCGGGCTCCTGGTCTCGTCGGGTCAGCTCTCGGCGGGAGCGCTGGTCGCGTTCATCCTGTATCTGATCCAGGCCATCTTCCCCGTCGGGCAGATCACCCACTTCTTCGTCCAGCTCCAGAAGGCGCGCGGCGCCACGCAGAGCATCATCACCCTGCTGGAGACGCCCGAGGAGAAGCCGGAGGAGGGCGTCCACCTCGAGGCGGCCCGCCTGCCCATCCGCTTCGAGCGGGTGAGCTTCAGCTACCTGCCGGGCGAGCCCGTGAGCCGGGAGCTGAGCTTCAGCCTGGAGCCAGGCACCGTGACGGCCATCGTCGGGCCGAGCGGCGCGGGGAAGACGACCCTCTTCTCGCTCCTCGAGCGCTTCTACGAGCCTGAGTCCGGCGCCATCCTGATCGGCTCGAAGCCGATCCAGGAGTTCTCCATGGCCTCGTGGCGGCGCCGCATTGGCTACGTGCCTCAGGACTGTCCCCTCATGGCGGGGACCATCCGCGAGAACATCGCCTATGGCCTGGAGCGGACGCCGAGCGATGAGGAGGTGGCCGAGGCGGCGCGGCTGGCCTACGCCGACGAGTTCATCCGCGGCCTCCCCCACGGCTATGACACGGAGGTGGGCGAGCGGGGCGTCAAGCTCTCCGGCGGGCAGCGGCAGCGTATCGCCATCGCCCGAGCGCTCCTGCGCGATCCCGACATCCTGATGCTGGACGAGGCCACCTCCAGCCTGGACAGCACCTCGGAGCACTTCGTCAAGCTGGCCCTGGAGAACCTGATGCGCGGCCGCACCACGCTCATCATCGCGCACCGGCTGTCGACGGTGATGGACGCCGACCTCATCCTGTTCGTCGAGAAGGGCCAGCTGACGGGGCGTGGCACCCACTCCGAGCTCGTGGGGAGCCACGAGCTCTACCGGACCTTCGCCGAGCAGCAGCTGCGTCCACATGAGGGCGTCGAGGCCCGCGCCTGA
- a CDS encoding bile acid:sodium symporter family protein — protein sequence METSILTTVFLPVALGIIMLGLGLSLTVADFTRVLTFPRAVLVGLVCQMVLLPGVCFAIAKLSGLSPELAVGLMLLAASPGGVTSNLYSHLAKGDVALNITLTAINSVLTVVTLPLIVNLSLEHFLGESRAIPLQFSKVAQVFVVVLGPVALGMVLNKKWPRVSERLTKPVKVLSALFLVLVVASTVFNERAVMGTYFRQVGVAVLAFNVASMLVGYFVPQLLRLSQQQAIAIGMEIGIHNGTLAIAIAYSPLMLNNSTMAIPPAVYSILMFFTAALFGYVVNALQRSSAVAPSTTASRS from the coding sequence GTGGAAACGAGCATCCTCACGACCGTCTTCCTCCCCGTGGCCCTGGGCATCATCATGCTGGGACTGGGGCTGTCCCTCACGGTGGCCGACTTCACCCGAGTGCTGACGTTTCCGCGAGCGGTGCTCGTGGGCCTGGTCTGCCAGATGGTGCTGCTGCCCGGGGTGTGCTTCGCCATCGCGAAGCTGAGCGGGCTGTCGCCGGAGCTGGCGGTGGGACTGATGCTGCTGGCGGCCTCGCCTGGCGGCGTCACCTCCAACCTCTATAGCCATCTGGCCAAGGGGGATGTGGCGCTCAACATCACCCTCACCGCCATCAACAGCGTGCTCACCGTGGTGACGCTGCCCCTCATCGTGAACCTCTCGCTCGAGCACTTCCTTGGTGAGAGCCGCGCCATCCCGCTCCAGTTCAGCAAGGTGGCGCAGGTGTTCGTGGTGGTGCTGGGGCCGGTGGCGCTGGGCATGGTGCTGAACAAGAAGTGGCCCCGGGTGTCCGAGCGGCTGACGAAGCCGGTGAAGGTGCTGTCGGCCCTCTTCCTGGTGCTGGTGGTGGCGTCCACCGTGTTCAACGAGCGCGCCGTGATGGGCACCTACTTCCGGCAGGTGGGGGTGGCGGTGCTCGCCTTCAACGTCGCCAGCATGCTGGTGGGCTACTTCGTGCCGCAGTTGCTCCGGCTGAGCCAGCAGCAGGCCATCGCCATCGGCATGGAGATCGGCATCCACAATGGCACGCTGGCCATCGCCATCGCCTACAGCCCGCTCATGCTCAACAACAGCACCATGGCCATCCCGCCGGCTGTCTACAGCATCCTCATGTTCTTCACCGCGGCCCTGTTCGGCTACGTGGTGAACGCGCTCCAGCGCTCCTCGGCGGTCGCGCCCTCCACCACCGCCTCGCGCAGCTGA
- a CDS encoding sensor histidine kinase, producing MKAPLIDSRRRRTLLTALAVIVGLALEWTVVSWLEGLALTALGVRLTPYVRGLLDLVLTLVLFGLMMYFVARYLVGRRLDFFHLMSDALSRIARGDFSVNVPLDRVGENAPANLFRKVAVDLNQMAEALQRMETMRQEFISNVSHEIQSPLTSIRGFAQALREGGLPEETRQHYLATIEAESRRLSRLSENLLRLSSLDSKAHAPAPKRYRLDTQLRDVVLAAEPQWTGKGIDVEADLEAVLQSADEDMLNQVWTNLVHNAIKFTPPGGKIGIALRLEDGHSVVRLSDSGIGIAPEDLPFVFDRFYKADKSRSRVDASGGSGLGLSIARKIVELHGGHIEARSEGLGRGSCFTVSLPSAALPEQMRGTGT from the coding sequence GTGAAGGCGCCGCTCATCGACTCGCGTCGCCGCCGGACGCTGCTGACGGCGCTGGCGGTCATCGTGGGGCTGGCGCTCGAGTGGACCGTCGTGTCGTGGCTCGAGGGGCTCGCCCTGACGGCGCTCGGAGTCCGGCTGACCCCCTATGTCCGGGGGCTGCTCGATCTGGTGCTCACGCTGGTCCTCTTCGGCCTCATGATGTACTTCGTCGCCCGGTATCTGGTCGGGCGGCGGCTGGACTTCTTCCACCTCATGAGCGACGCGCTCAGCCGCATCGCCCGGGGCGACTTCTCCGTGAACGTCCCCCTCGACCGGGTGGGCGAGAACGCTCCGGCGAACCTGTTCCGCAAGGTCGCCGTCGATCTCAACCAGATGGCCGAGGCGCTCCAGCGGATGGAGACCATGCGCCAGGAGTTCATCTCCAACGTCTCCCACGAGATCCAGTCTCCCCTGACGTCGATCCGGGGCTTTGCCCAGGCCCTGCGGGAGGGTGGGCTGCCCGAGGAGACCCGCCAGCACTACCTCGCCACCATCGAGGCCGAGAGCCGGCGTCTCTCGCGACTGAGTGAGAACCTCTTGCGGCTCAGCTCCTTGGACTCGAAGGCGCACGCCCCGGCCCCGAAGCGCTACCGGCTGGACACCCAGCTCCGAGACGTCGTCCTGGCGGCCGAGCCTCAGTGGACGGGCAAGGGCATCGACGTCGAGGCGGACCTCGAAGCGGTGCTCCAGTCCGCGGATGAGGACATGCTGAACCAAGTGTGGACCAACCTCGTCCACAACGCCATCAAGTTCACTCCGCCCGGAGGGAAGATTGGCATCGCGCTCCGGCTCGAGGACGGACACTCCGTCGTGCGGCTCTCGGACTCGGGCATCGGCATCGCGCCCGAGGATCTGCCCTTCGTCTTCGATCGCTTCTACAAGGCGGACAAGTCCCGCAGCCGCGTGGACGCCTCGGGTGGAAGTGGGCTGGGGCTCTCCATCGCCCGGAAGATTGTCGAGCTCCATGGCGGGCACATCGAGGCCCGGAGTGAAGGCCTGGGGAGAGGCTCCTGCTTCACCGTGAGCCTCCCCTCGGCGGCGCTGCCCGAGCAGATGAGAGGCACTGGCACCTGA
- a CDS encoding DOMON domain-containing protein: MPRHHDFQSFPRSSPRQSLWMVAAVLVLLGVSWTASAQAPAPDAGPDDFFHREDAAGPPVCKGGWCARVVSSCCMSGHASYWVILRDPQGKITGPGEGTIGSPPYFVLDERGRFKQEMGVMVWESPSEQEEPEPRTSDAPQRTLRAAIAACKKAGPACASQFVTAKGTCNRRGCLVSVQSQDEEASCFMWQARGSEKMELLALYPQPFGYYGPTAYLSEKSVDVGGSECKNGCSGDIGLGAHALLLDRLRRTSEPGEIPESAASWKDTRQITPVDASRLRQVTYGIFSWDGPLDAAARWQLALTAEHLQVITTVVDDTLELQACADGKRAAVSCDHLELLAEDGPARGTMLSVLLLPKGAARVERWREPGGKDVQEPLEAARCSWTRPTARQAPRAANELRVQCELPRQALWGTDSTRKLTLRYSDAEDGRQQSLVAATQTFRASTEYPPLFVPKVDGCTSKP; the protein is encoded by the coding sequence ATGCCCCGCCACCACGACTTCCAGAGCTTCCCTCGCTCCAGCCCACGACAGTCGCTGTGGATGGTGGCAGCGGTGCTGGTGCTGCTCGGCGTGTCCTGGACCGCCAGCGCTCAGGCACCCGCTCCGGATGCGGGCCCGGACGATTTCTTCCACCGCGAGGACGCGGCGGGCCCGCCTGTCTGCAAGGGAGGGTGGTGCGCGCGCGTCGTCAGCTCCTGCTGCATGAGCGGCCACGCCAGCTATTGGGTCATCCTGCGTGATCCCCAGGGGAAGATCACCGGGCCAGGCGAAGGGACCATCGGCTCACCGCCCTACTTCGTGCTGGATGAGCGCGGGCGATTCAAGCAGGAGATGGGTGTCATGGTCTGGGAGTCCCCATCGGAGCAGGAGGAGCCCGAACCTCGCACCTCGGATGCGCCCCAGCGGACGCTGAGGGCGGCGATCGCGGCGTGCAAGAAAGCCGGCCCAGCCTGCGCCAGCCAGTTCGTCACCGCGAAGGGCACCTGCAACCGGCGCGGCTGCCTGGTGAGCGTCCAGAGCCAGGATGAGGAGGCCTCCTGTTTCATGTGGCAGGCCCGGGGCTCCGAGAAGATGGAGCTGCTCGCGCTGTATCCGCAGCCCTTCGGCTACTACGGACCGACAGCCTATCTCTCGGAGAAGTCCGTCGACGTCGGAGGGTCGGAATGCAAGAACGGGTGCTCCGGGGATATCGGATTGGGGGCTCACGCGCTGCTGCTCGATCGGCTCCGACGGACCTCGGAGCCTGGCGAGATTCCCGAGAGCGCCGCCTCCTGGAAGGACACGCGTCAGATCACCCCCGTGGATGCATCACGGCTCCGGCAGGTGACCTATGGCATCTTCTCCTGGGATGGCCCCCTGGACGCGGCGGCGCGCTGGCAGCTGGCGCTGACGGCCGAGCACCTTCAGGTGATCACCACCGTGGTCGACGACACGCTGGAGCTCCAGGCCTGCGCGGATGGCAAGCGGGCCGCCGTGAGCTGCGATCACCTCGAGCTCCTTGCCGAGGATGGACCGGCCCGGGGGACGATGCTCTCGGTGCTCCTGTTGCCCAAGGGGGCCGCGCGCGTGGAGCGCTGGCGTGAGCCGGGCGGCAAGGATGTCCAGGAGCCCCTGGAAGCGGCTCGGTGCTCGTGGACACGCCCCACGGCGAGGCAGGCCCCCCGTGCGGCCAACGAGCTCCGGGTCCAGTGCGAGCTACCTCGGCAGGCGCTGTGGGGCACGGACTCCACCCGGAAGTTGACCCTCCGCTACTCCGACGCCGAGGACGGCCGGCAACAGTCACTGGTAGCGGCCACGCAGACCTTCCGGGCGTCCACCGAGTACCCGCCCTTGTTCGTTCCCAAGGTTGACGGCTGCACCTCGAAGCCATGA
- a CDS encoding NmrA family NAD(P)-binding protein: MRPSRSRNPARVLVTGPTGNTGRHVVSRLKELGLTVRAASRSAPPPDSTLEHVRFDWADTSSHEEALSGVDRMYLIAPVLVEDPSPIMLPFIERALERGVRRVVVLSASVVPEGAPGLGTVHRMLRERAPEWTVLQPSWFMQNFVSPGHHHGASLQRDGLLMTSTGEGRVGFVDAQDIAEVAVRALADESSHDTAHVITGPQALRYDDIAAVLSKVAGRPIRHKHVDPDEARRHMMSAGMPERYARFLVQLDESIREGAEARVTDTVSRVTGREPRSFEAFARAHAAFFATPPSGG, from the coding sequence ATGAGGCCCTCTCGAAGCAGGAACCCGGCGCGTGTCCTCGTCACCGGGCCCACGGGCAACACCGGACGTCACGTCGTCTCTCGCCTCAAGGAGCTTGGCCTCACCGTCCGGGCCGCGAGCCGGAGCGCCCCTCCGCCGGACAGCACCCTCGAGCACGTGCGCTTCGACTGGGCCGACACGTCCAGCCACGAGGAGGCCTTGTCCGGTGTGGACCGGATGTACCTGATCGCCCCCGTCCTGGTGGAGGACCCTTCCCCCATCATGCTGCCCTTCATCGAGCGCGCGCTGGAGCGCGGAGTCCGACGGGTCGTCGTGCTGAGCGCCTCCGTGGTGCCGGAGGGAGCGCCGGGCCTGGGGACCGTGCACCGGATGCTCCGTGAACGCGCGCCCGAGTGGACCGTGCTCCAGCCGTCGTGGTTCATGCAGAACTTCGTGAGCCCTGGGCACCACCACGGGGCCAGCCTCCAGCGAGACGGGCTGCTGATGACGTCCACGGGCGAGGGCCGCGTCGGGTTCGTCGACGCCCAGGACATCGCGGAGGTGGCCGTCCGGGCGCTCGCGGATGAGTCCTCCCATGACACCGCGCACGTCATCACCGGCCCACAGGCGCTGCGATACGACGACATCGCGGCGGTGCTCTCCAAGGTGGCCGGGCGCCCGATACGACACAAGCATGTGGACCCCGACGAGGCCCGGCGTCACATGATGAGCGCGGGGATGCCAGAGCGGTATGCACGGTTCCTCGTCCAGCTCGACGAGTCCATCCGGGAAGGCGCCGAGGCCCGGGTGACCGACACCGTCTCGCGCGTCACCGGCCGTGAGCCCCGGTCCTTCGAGGCGTTCGCCAGGGCTCACGCCGCGTTCTTCGCGACTCCTCCCAGCGGTGGGTGA
- a CDS encoding DUF1697 domain-containing protein, which produces MTRYIALLRGINVGGNKKVSMAQLRKVLEGLGYTDVATLLQSGNAVFTSKEKSPAKLIKQIEAGIVEGFGFEVSIILRTRDELAAVIDANPLPGADDAPTQFTVTFLSDVPDAKRIQQIDAAAYLPDEFRWTGREIYARFPNGMARSKLATLLSGLRLGVTPTARNWNTVKKLLELADR; this is translated from the coding sequence ATGACCCGGTACATCGCCCTGCTGCGCGGCATCAACGTAGGTGGCAACAAGAAGGTCTCGATGGCGCAGCTCCGCAAGGTGCTGGAGGGGCTCGGCTACACCGACGTGGCCACCCTCCTTCAGAGCGGCAATGCCGTCTTCACGAGCAAGGAGAAGAGCCCGGCGAAGCTCATCAAGCAGATCGAGGCCGGCATCGTCGAGGGGTTCGGCTTCGAGGTCTCCATCATCCTCCGGACGCGGGATGAGCTGGCCGCGGTGATCGACGCCAACCCGCTCCCGGGCGCGGACGACGCGCCCACTCAGTTCACCGTGACGTTCCTGTCCGACGTCCCGGATGCGAAGCGGATCCAGCAGATCGACGCGGCGGCGTACCTGCCGGACGAGTTCCGCTGGACCGGGCGGGAGATCTACGCCCGATTCCCAAACGGCATGGCGAGGTCCAAGCTGGCCACCCTGCTCAGCGGGCTCCGCCTGGGAGTCACCCCGACGGCCCGCAACTGGAACACCGTCAAGAAGCTCCTGGAGCTCGCCGACCGTTGA
- a CDS encoding response regulator transcription factor, producing MARIMVVDDDPHIREVVRHFLGASGFDVVEAPDGREALRLLERTRADLVVLDVMMPNMDGWQLCQELKRRRELPILMLTAKGETSQKLKGFELGTDDYLVKPFEPAELVARVKALLKRYHIEASQTVQIGGLVLSRKTYLIQAGEQSLTIPLKEFELLFKLGSSPGKTFTREQLIQAVWGSDFEGTDRTVDVHVNRLRERFPEARFGYRITAIRGLGYRLELTP from the coding sequence ATGGCGAGGATCATGGTCGTCGATGACGACCCGCACATCCGCGAGGTGGTCCGACACTTCCTCGGGGCCTCGGGCTTCGACGTGGTCGAGGCCCCGGACGGCCGGGAGGCCCTGCGCCTCCTGGAGCGGACGCGGGCGGACCTGGTCGTGCTGGATGTGATGATGCCGAACATGGATGGCTGGCAGCTCTGCCAGGAGCTCAAGCGCCGCCGGGAGCTGCCCATCCTCATGCTGACGGCGAAGGGGGAGACGTCGCAGAAGCTCAAGGGCTTCGAGCTCGGCACCGACGACTATCTGGTCAAGCCCTTCGAGCCGGCCGAGCTCGTCGCCCGGGTCAAGGCCCTGCTCAAGCGCTACCACATCGAGGCCTCGCAGACCGTGCAGATTGGCGGCCTCGTGCTCAGCCGGAAGACGTACCTGATCCAGGCCGGAGAGCAGAGCCTGACCATTCCCCTCAAGGAGTTCGAGCTCCTCTTCAAGCTGGGCAGCTCGCCGGGGAAGACCTTCACCCGGGAGCAGCTCATCCAGGCCGTCTGGGGCTCCGACTTCGAGGGGACGGACCGCACGGTCGACGTCCACGTCAACCGTCTGCGCGAACGCTTCCCCGAGGCGCGCTTCGGCTACCGCATCACCGCGATCCGGGGACTGGGCTATCGGCTGGAGCTCACGCCGTGA
- a CDS encoding SRPBCC family protein, with translation MPLTSVTKDVAKLTLTVVGDYPVSQKRLWEAFADPRQLERFWGPPTWPATFTRHDFKVGGRAEYFLSGPNGEKWSGSWKFTAVNPISSFEAKDGEDNAEDENMPAAMKFTFETTPTGSRMTCVTRFSSVEAMETVAKGMEEGLRAAMPQLDTVLAGPSASAAHA, from the coding sequence ATGCCGCTGACCTCTGTCACCAAGGACGTCGCAAAGCTCACCCTCACCGTCGTGGGCGACTATCCCGTTTCGCAGAAGCGCCTCTGGGAGGCCTTTGCCGACCCGCGCCAGCTCGAGCGCTTCTGGGGACCACCCACCTGGCCCGCCACCTTCACGCGTCATGACTTCAAGGTGGGCGGTCGCGCCGAGTACTTCCTCTCCGGGCCGAATGGAGAGAAGTGGAGCGGCTCCTGGAAGTTCACCGCGGTGAATCCCATCAGCTCGTTCGAGGCGAAGGACGGCGAAGACAACGCCGAGGACGAGAACATGCCGGCGGCGATGAAGTTCACCTTCGAGACCACGCCGACGGGCTCTCGCATGACCTGCGTCACGCGGTTCTCGAGCGTTGAAGCCATGGAGACGGTGGCAAAGGGCATGGAAGAAGGGCTGCGCGCGGCCATGCCCCAGCTCGACACAGTGCTTGCTGGGCCGAGCGCATCCGCCGCGCATGCCTAG